GGGATTAAAATAAATTTGAGGTAAAATACATTTTGTGATTATCTTAAAAGGGAAAAGTATGAGTCTAAAAGAAAGTATCGCAAGCCACATAAAAGATAAATTTGATATAAAGGGCGAAAGGGTGTTTGAAAAATACCCTAAAATCAATGTTTTTAGACATAAGGACAACCAAAAATGGTTTGCTATCATACTATCGGCAGATGCTAAAAGTCTTGATTTTAGCGATGAGGCAAGGCAGAAATTTAAAGGCGAAGTCGAACTTTTAAATTTAAAGTGCGATCCATCTCTTGCTTATCTTTTGCACGATCAAATTCGTATAATCCCGGCGTATCATATGAGTAAAAAGCACTGGGTAAGCATAAATTTAAACAGCGATATCTCAAAAGAACAAGTTTTTGACCTCATAGACGAGAGCTTTACATTAAGCGCTAAAAAGAGCAAGCGAAGTGAAAAGCGCTAGTTATACTCATCCTTTTGAGCCGATTTTTGATAAAAATTCGCAAATTTTAATACTCGGCTCATTTCCGTCAGTTATCTCACGTGAGGCCGGATTTTATTATTCACATCCTCAAAATCGCTTTTATAAAGTTCTTGCTTCACTTTTTAACGAGCAAATTCCAAAAGAGACAAATGGCAAGATAGAGTTTTTGCTAAAACATAAGATCGCCCTTTATGACGCCGCTTTGATGTGCGAGATAAAGGGTTCAAGTGACGCTGATATGAGGCGGATAATTCCTGTAAATTTAAGTCCGATTTTTGATACGGCAAAGATCAGGCAAGTTTATGCAAACGGCGGTAAAGCTTATGAAATTTGCAACAAATTTTTAAAAGACGAAATTTTACAAGCAACGGGCAAAAACGTCACGCCTCTTCCTTCGACAAGCCCTAGAAATGCCAAATTTAGCCTCGAAAGACTTATAAAAGAGTATGCGGTTATACTAAATAAGTGAAATCCAAATTTCATTTAAATTCAGTTTGAAATAGTATAATCGCCCCTTTAAAATTTGAGGAAATCATGAAACGCAAACATAATTCAAAAATATTTTTATTGCTCTTTTTGGGTGCACTTTCCGCATTTGGACCATTTGTCATCGACCTTTATCTTCCAGCACTTCCGTCTATCTCGCATTGGTTTAACGCCTCAACCTCGCTTACGCAACTCACCCTTACCACAAGTATGGCAGGACTTGCGATCGGACAGTTGTTAATCGGTCCTATAAGTGATAAATTCGGACGAAAACTGCCTCTTACGATATCGCTTATCATCTATACTATAAGCACGATTTGTATATTTTTTACCGCAAGTATCGAGATGTTTATCTTTATGAGGGTTATCCAAGGACTCTCAAGTGCGGGCAGCGTAGTTATCGCTCGTGCGGTAGTAGGTGATCTTTACAGCGGTCATGAGATGACTAAATTTTTCTCACTCATGATGGTTATAAATTCGCTAGCACCCATTCTTTCTCCTATCGGCGGATCGTTCCTGCTTAAAGTTACAGACTGGCGCGGGATTTTTGTTGTACTTAGCGTGATAGGTATTGTGCTTTTTATCGCAAATTTTAACTTCAAAGAGAGCCTTGTTTCGCATCGCCGCATGAGCGTGCCGTTGCTTGAGACATACGGTATTTACAAAAAGATAATACTTTATAAAAAATTTATGCTTTTTGTTGCGATTTTAACATTTGCGCTTGGCGGAATGTTTGCGTATATCGCTTCAAGTGCGTTTATACTACAAGAGGTATTTGGTCTTAGTGAAGTTGAGTATGCACTTTGTTTTGGTGCAAACGGCTTTGCTTTAAGCGTTGGTGCCGGTATCTCAAGCAAGCTTAAAGAAAGGCGCTCTCTTTATGTCGGAGTTATAGGACTTTTTGTTTCATGCGTGTATCTTAGCGTGGTTTTTGGGTTAAGACTTGATGTTTGGTTTGTGGTGTCTTGCTTTTTTGTCCAGATGTTTTTTACGGGCTTTTTACTGCCGATATCTTCGGCACTTGCGATGAATTGTGGCAGAGAGTATGCGGGCTCGGCATCTGCTATGCTTGGTTTTTGCCCGTTTTTCCTAGGTGGTATAGTTTCGCCACTTGTTGGGCTTGGAGATATATTTGTCAGCACGACTATAGTGATATGCTTGTGTTTTTTAGGTGTGCTTATATCGTTCGTGATGGTAAATAAATTTGGATATTTAAAGGCAAGATAGCTAAATTTATAGAAATTTAAATAAATACGTTAAAATGAGCCGACAAAAGGATGAAAATGATCTATCTAGTCGGTTCTGATTTAAAATTTGAAGGTGTTAAAACACTTGTTTTAAACGAAATTTCTTTTTTAAAATTTGATGTAAATTTAAATAATTACGACGCTCTTATTATAACTTCAAAAAACAGCATAAATGCTTTAAAATTTAATGAAATTTTACCAGTTGAAAATTTGCAAATTTACTCCATAGGTAAGGCGACAAGTAAGGCTGCGATGGAGTTTGGCTTTAATAAAATTTATACTGCCAAAAATGCTCACGGAAATGAATTTGCGCATGAAATTTTGCCGTTTTTGGCTGCGAAAAAAGTTGTTTTTTTAAGAGCCAAAACCACCGCTTCAAATATCTTTGAAATTTTAAAAAACGATGGCGTTAGCATAGATCAGATCATAGCTTATGAAAATTTATACAAGCCATTAAAAGACGAGCAGAGACCGCCAAATGGTAGCGTGATAATCTTTACCGCTCCATCTGCTGTTAGAAATTTTATCAACAATTTTGGCTTTGACGAGAGTTATAAGGTGGTTGCTATCGGTAAAACTACTGCAAACGAGCTTAAATTTGCTAAAAATTTAAAAATATCACAGCTTCAAAGCGTAAATGAATGTATCAACATAGCCAAAACGTTAGTTTAAGTAAATTTTTTATATAATTTCTAAGCCTGAGTGAAGCGAGTAAGCATTTTAACGGGGTCCAACACTATTGTATTAGCGAAGATGTATGGTTGTCTTGTGATGTGGCTTCGTTTGAGCACATTGGGTGCGAGAAGTTGCAACCGTTTGTCAGTCATCTATTTGCAAGATTGGCTTGATTTTGGGCCACTCTTTTATGCGACGCTCACTCGGGTTTTTAAAACGGAGAAGACATGAAAATCCTTATCATCGGCAACGGTGGCAGAGAATACGCCATCGGTTTAAAACTACAAAGCGAAACAAATGTTGAAAAGATCTATTTTGCTCCCGGTAACGGCGCAACTTCAAAAATCGGCGAAAATGTCTTAACGTCTGATTTTGAACAACTGGCCAAATTTGCCATAGATAACGCCATAGACCTTACTATAGTAGGGCCTGAAGCCCCGCTTAGTGCCGGCGTAGTAGATGTGTTTAAAGCACATGGGCTGGCTGTATTTGGACCAAGCAAAGCTGCGGCTAGACTTGAAGGTAGCAAGGCATACATGAAGGACTTTTTGGCTAAAAATAATATAAAAACCGCGCAGTACCTAAATACGGACAATAAGAAAGAGGCATTTAAATTTATAGATACATTAGGGCTTCCTGTCGTTGTTAAGGCTGATGGGCTATGTGCGGGTAAAGGCGTTATTATCGCTCAAACTCACGAAGAGGCAAAAGATGCGGTTAGTGATATGCTTAGTGGAGATAGCTTTGGCGATGCCGGAAAACGAGTTGTCGTCGAGGAGTATTTGGACGGATTTGAATTAAGCTTTTTTGCTATTTGCGATGGAGAAAATTTTGTAAGCTTGCCTGTAGCTCAAGATCATAAGCGTCTTCTTGATAACGACAAAGGTCCAAATACCGGCGGAATGGGCGCATATGCCCCAAGTCCATTGGCTGGTGCAAATTTGATAAAACGTCTTGAGGATGAGGTTGTAAAACCGACTTTAAAAGGTATGCAAAATGAGGGCGCGCCTTTTTGCGGAGTGCTCTTTGTAGGTGTTATGGTGGTTGGCGATGAGCCTTATGTGCTTGAATTTAATGTGAGATTTGGCGATCCTGAGTGCGAAGTGTTAATGCCTTTAATAGACGGAAACTTGAGTGAAATTTTACTAAATGCGGCAAATGGTAAGCTTGAAGCGGTTAAGCTAAAAGCACAATGTGCTGTCGGTGTTGTGATATCAAGCGAAAATTACCCTTATAAAAATTCACCAAAAGCAAAGATAAGCGTTAAGCAAATTCCTGAAAATTCACATTTAGTTTATGCAGGAGTTAGTGAAAAAGATGGTGAAATTTATGCTAGCGGTGGACGTGTTTTGGTCTGTGTAGGTCTTGGAGATAGTATAAAAAATGCGCAAGAAAGAGCATATGAGCTTTGTAAAAATGTAGAATTTAAAGGCATGCAATACCGCAAAGATATAGCTTGGCAGGCTCTTAGATGAGCGCAGATACGATAATCCAAAAGCTTGAACGAGAAAATATCTCTTTGGCAAGTTTTGCAAGACGAATTTATGCGTTTTGCATAGATGAGGTGCTTATAAGCATTTTGTTTATGGTGATTTACTGGGATAAATTTGCGCAAGTGACCACATATGAAGAGACGGTTTTATTGGCCTCGGCGCTTGTCTTTCAGATGGTGGTTTTAAAGATAATATACCAGACATTTTTTACTTGGTATTATGGTGCCAGTATCGGTAAAATCATGATGAAAATAATTTGCATAGATGTTGATGTCCTTGATAAGCCAAATTTGGCGGCTAGTCTTTCAAGGGCGGCTATGAGAGTGTTTGGCGAGATGTCTTTTTATCTTGGATTTGTATGGGCATTTGGCAACTCGGCTCGTCAAACATGGCATGATAAGTTAGCAAAGACGGTCGTAGTAAATGTTGCGTAAAGTTTTACCGCTTACATTAGCTTGCTGCTTAAATTCTTTTGCCGATATCCAAAATGTCCAGCTTTTAGCCGATAACGTAAGCCAAGAAGCCGGTGTAATAACTGCCGAAAAAAACGTTGTTGTCTACTCTCAAACATACCTTGTTACGGCTGACCGTGCTATTTATGATCAAAATAATTCCATAATAGAACTCTTTGGCAATGTAAACATGATGAAAGGTGTTGGAGAAATTTCACGCTCAAGTTATGCAAAGATAAATCTAAAAAACAACGAAAGTAGTTTTGAAGCGCTTTTTATGATGGATAAAGAGATGGAAGTCTGGATGAAGAGCGACGAAAGTAGCTCTGATGATGAGTATTACCGCACAAAAAGAGCTTTAGTATCAAGTTGTAATGTGCAAGATCCGGACTGGAGTATATCTTCAAGCTCTGCCATGTTAAATAAAGAAAGCAAATTTTTGCATATGTTTAACCCGGTTTTTACCGTCGATCTACCATTTGTCGGCGATACTCCGGTGTTTTACCTTCCGTATTTTGGATTTCCAACAGATACTACTAGAAGAACCGGACTTTTGCCGCCTGATATGGGATATAGTGCAGGCGAGGGGGTTTATTTTAAACAGCCTGTTTATTTTGCCCCGTATAACGAGTGGGACTTGCAGCTTGACCCACAAATACGAACCAAAAGAGGTGCTGGACTTTATGGTTCGTTTAGATTTGTTGATTCGCCTGATTCAAGAGGAGAGTTTAGTTTTGGAGCCTTTAGAGACCGTGAGAGTTACCGCGAAAGAGAGGCAAATAAAAACACAAAAGAGCTAAGTCTAAAAAATAAAACTCACAAAGGTATTAGCTTTGAGTATGAGCGCGATAAACTTGTAAAATACCTAACTGACGCACCTTTACAAGAGGGTTTGTGGATAAATGCTACTGATTTAAATGACATAGACTATTTAAATTTAAAGGGAAGAGAAGACGACTTTGACTCGTTGGTGACTTCTAAATTTAACTATTTTATAGCAAATGAAAAGCACTTTTTGGGAGCTTACACGAAGTATTATATAGATACTGAAAAAGTAGGTAGCAGATATGAAAACAAAACCACCCTTCAAGAGCTACCAAGTCTTCAGTATCATAAATTTACCGACACTTTAGTATTGCCAAATTTGCTTTACTCTGTTGATGTTCAGTCGCATAGATACGACCGTCATATCGGTGTAACGGCGACTCAGTATGAGTTAAATGTTCCTGTTTCATTTCACTTGCCGGTATTCGACGAAGCTGCGACATTTTCTTTTTATGAAAATTTCTATGCAAGCCGTATAGATTATAATAGAAAAGCAATCTCTGCGATTGATTTAAGCGAGGACAAGAGCGATATTTATGTAAATAATTATCACAGACTAGCGCTTCACACAGACCTTGCTAAGCCTTATGATGACTTCTTTCATGCTATAAATTTTGGTGTCGAATATATCAAAAAAGGCTATAATAGGGGTGATCTAAGTGATGAGTATATTTACTCGGGTACCGTATATGCAGGGCTTAAAAACCAATACGAAAATTTCTTAGCACAAGAAAAAACAAAAGATGAATTTTTAGCATATGCGACTCAGTATTTTTACAACTCAGAAGGCAGAAAAATTATAAGGCATACCATTTCTCAAGGATACTATACCGGCGAAGACGAGTATGGAAATTTAAAAAATACCATCGCACTATATCCGACTAAAAATTTATCTTTTTACAACAAGCTTGAGTATTCTCATGTAGATAATGAATTTAAAAAGCTTCAAAGCGGAGCAAGATACTCAAATGATAGATTTGGTGCGAGCATTATGCATACTATGTTAAAAAAAGGAAATTCTGATAAGGACAGCTATTTAACTAGCTATACATCTATAAATTTGCCTCGTCAGTATAAATTAACAGGCGCTTGGCAATATAACCTTGAGCGGGATTATACGAAGACATGGAGTGTTGGCGTGCTACATCATAGAAAATGTTGGAACTACGGTCTTATATACAAAAAAGACATAGAGCCTGTAACTACAACCGATGGTTCAGCTACAAGAAAAGTAAACGGCTTTTTATTTACTGTAAATTTTTACCCTATGGGCGGTATTAATTATGATTTCTCAGTAGAGTCTGACCCTAGCACCGGAAGTAGCTAATGGCTGAAAATATAGATAAATTTAAAGACCAGCTCGATGCGGCGGCGAAACTACTTGAAATTTTACCAAAAAAGGAGCTCGTCGACAGAAAGACCATAGTGGTTTGTATGTCGCTTGATTCTGTTTTGCTGACGGATTTTATATGCAAAGGTCTGGGGCTTAGCTACGAGATGCTGTTTAGCGAACAGATATTTGCGCCAAATAACCCGGAGTGTAGCATAGGCATAGTAAGTGAAACCGAAGATATTGTTTTAGATGATGCCTTGATAAGAGCTTTTAATATAAGTTATGACTTTGTATACGGCGAAGCACATAGAAAATATGAAGAGAAAATTTTAAAAAACGTATACAAGTATAGAAAAGGAAATTTACTTGGCAAGCTAAAAGATAGAAATATCTTGCTTATAGATGAAGGCTGCGAAACAGGGCTTACCGCATCAGTTTGCATAAAGACTTTAATGGGCTTAAAAGTAAAATCAATCGCGTATGCCACACCCGTCATAGCAACCGATGTGGCTGCTAGCTTAAATGATTTAGTAGATGAAATTTATATGATAAATAAAATAGCCGACTTTATAGATGTGGATAGTTATTATACTAAAAAGATAGCCGTAACAAGTGAAAGTATAATGTCTATTTTAGAAGAGAGTCCTTACTATTTACCGTTACAAAAACAACAAGGAGAGAAAAATAATGCAATATAGTATAGAAGTAAATAATCAGGTTGAAATTTTCGACCTAAATAAAGTTGCAAAACAAGCAGCTGGGGCGGTTTTACTACGTGTTAAAAACACGGTTGTCTTGGCTACGGTGGCTAGGGAAGATACGCAAGTTAGCGAGGACTTTTTACCGCTTACCGTCCAATATATAGAAAAAGCTTACGCCGCAGGAAGGATACCTGGTGGTTATGTAAAGCGTGAAACTAAGCCGGGTGATTTTGAAACATTAACAGCGCGTATTATTGACCGCTCTTTAAGACCACTTTTTCCTAAAGGCTACGCCTATCCTACACAAATAGTTGTTATGGTGCTATCGGCAGATCCAGAGGTTGATTTGCAAGTTGTAGGACTTAATGCGGCTTCGGTTGCACTTTATCTAAGTGATATACCGGTTAATCGTCCTGTTTGCGGTGTTAGGGTTGGATATATAGATGATGAATTCGTCATAAATCCAAGCAATTCTAAATTAAAAGAGAGCGCGCTTGATCTTTACGTGGCAGGTACAAAAGATGAACTTTTGATGATAGAGATGAGAAGCCTCCCTCAACAAAGTGCACAGATAATACCTATCGCGGCTATTGATCCGATAATGAGTCCTAGCCTTGAAGATAACATTATCGACAAACAAAGCATGAATGAATTTAGTGAAGATAAAATGGTCGAGGCGATAGACTTTGCGGCTAAGGCGATACTTCGCGCGAGCAATGCCTACGAAGAGGCATTTAAAGAACATAAAAAAGATGACGCAGTCCTTGAGCTAAAACCTGAAATAGAAAATGAAAACATAGCTGTTTATATCGATAAATTTTATAAAAACGATGTTAAAAATGCTATCAACCAAATGGCAAAAAGCGAGCGTGCAAGCGAGCTTACAAAGATAGCCAAGCAAATTTTAAGCGACGAAATAGCCCAGCAAGAAGGATGGGAAGAGGGCGTTATCTCAAATGTTCTTGGTAAATTTAAGAAAAAAATCGTCCGCGAACAAATCATCAACGAAGGAATTCGTGCTGACGGCAGAAGACTTGACGAGGTTCGTCCAATAAGCATTGAAACAAATGTCCTGCCAAATGCACATGGCTCATGTTTGTTTACTCGCGGTCAGACACAAGCCTTGGTTGTTGCTACGCTAGGAACTGACAGTGATGCACAGATGTATGATATCTTAACAGAAAAAACAGCTCTTGTAGAAAAATTTATGTTTAACTATAACTTCCCTGGATTTAGCGTTGGCGAAGCAAGCCCTCTTAAGGCACCGGGCAGACGTGAACTAGGACATGGCAACCTTGCAAAACGTGCACTAACTCCAAGTATAGATGTAAATTCCCCATATACAATGCGTGTTGTTTCTGAAATTTTAGAAAGTAACGGCTCAAGCTCTATGGCAAGTGTTTGTGGTGGCTCTTTGGCGCTTCGTGCAGCTGGTGTAGACACGCAAAAGTTAGTTGCGGGAGTTGCGATGGGTCTTGTGTTTGAAGGCGACAAGCATGCTGTTTTAACCGATATTATGGGGCTTGAAGACCATGATGGCGATATGGACTTTAAGGTCGCTGGAAGTCGTGACGGTATAACTGCGCTTCAGATGGATATAAAACTTGGCGGAATTAGCCTTGAAGTTCTTAAAGAGGCGCTTGAACAGGCAAAACGCGGTCGCGAGCATATCTTAAATTTAATGGAAGAAGCAGACAATGCGATCGTTGTTAATGAAGAAATTTTGCCAAAGCTTGAACTCTTTAGTGTTGATCCGGGTAAGATAGTAGATATCATCGGACAAGCCGGCAAAACCATAAAAGAGATAATCGAACGCTTTGAAGTATCAATTGATCTTGATAGAGAAAAAGGTGAGGTTAAAATAGCCGGTGGTGCTAAGAGAAATGTTGATGCGGCAAAAGATTATATTATAGAAATCACGTCAAAAGATAACTCAAGAGGTTTTTCTAAAAAACCACACGGACGCGACCGTGATAAAGATAGAGCAAAACCTACGTTTAATATCGGAGATAAATTTCAAGGTGCTGTAAAAAATGTTGTCGATTTTGGTGTTTTTGTCGAGTTAAAAGATGGTGTAGACGGGCTTTTACATATATCTAAAATAAAAACTCCACTAAAAGTAGGCGATGTTGTAGAGGTTGTAGTTAGCGAACAAAAAGGTAATAAAATTTCGCTATCTTTAGCAGAGTAAAATTTCACAAAGGATCTGATATGAAGTATAAAAAGATTTTATTTCCAATAGGCGCAGGTGATGATATAGAGCAACGCGTTTATGGTGCTTTAAAAGTTGCAAAGTGGTTTCATTCACACATGGAGATCATGGCTTGCCAGCTTGATCCTAGTATTGTTTATAACATGAAAATGACGTTAAGAGGCGGAGTTTTGTTTGAGGAATTTTTAAAGTCGGCAAAGGCGGACATGAAAGAAGAACACGAGCAAAATGAAGCGATGTTTAAACGAATTTGCAAAGAGCTTGATATTAAAATCAGTGACAAGTCAATAGATGGCATGTGCACTGCAAATTTCGTAACACATCAAGGAAAGCGTAGCGCGATAGTAGAGCAAGAGTCTAAATTTTGTGATATGGTTGTTGCTGCCGTTCCTTTAAACGGTAAGATAACCGGGACTTTTGAAGCCGCTGTTATAAAAAGTGGCAAAAACGTGATAGCTATACCAAGAAATTTAAAAGAATTTAGTGCAAATAATATCCTTGTAAGCTGGACGGCTACTCCACAAAGTTCACGTGCGTTAACTAGTTCACTAGATCTTTTAAAACGTGCCCAAAATGTCCATTGCGTAACATCTAAGGCAAGCCTTGGAGAAAATGCGGAGATTAAT
This is a stretch of genomic DNA from Campylobacter sp. RM6914. It encodes these proteins:
- a CDS encoding MmcQ/YjbR family DNA-binding protein — protein: MSLKESIASHIKDKFDIKGERVFEKYPKINVFRHKDNQKWFAIILSADAKSLDFSDEARQKFKGEVELLNLKCDPSLAYLLHDQIRIIPAYHMSKKHWVSINLNSDISKEQVFDLIDESFTLSAKKSKRSEKR
- a CDS encoding DNA-deoxyinosine glycosylase; the encoded protein is MKSASYTHPFEPIFDKNSQILILGSFPSVISREAGFYYSHPQNRFYKVLASLFNEQIPKETNGKIEFLLKHKIALYDAALMCEIKGSSDADMRRIIPVNLSPIFDTAKIRQVYANGGKAYEICNKFLKDEILQATGKNVTPLPSTSPRNAKFSLERLIKEYAVILNK
- a CDS encoding multidrug effflux MFS transporter, giving the protein MKRKHNSKIFLLLFLGALSAFGPFVIDLYLPALPSISHWFNASTSLTQLTLTTSMAGLAIGQLLIGPISDKFGRKLPLTISLIIYTISTICIFFTASIEMFIFMRVIQGLSSAGSVVIARAVVGDLYSGHEMTKFFSLMMVINSLAPILSPIGGSFLLKVTDWRGIFVVLSVIGIVLFIANFNFKESLVSHRRMSVPLLETYGIYKKIILYKKFMLFVAILTFALGGMFAYIASSAFILQEVFGLSEVEYALCFGANGFALSVGAGISSKLKERRSLYVGVIGLFVSCVYLSVVFGLRLDVWFVVSCFFVQMFFTGFLLPISSALAMNCGREYAGSASAMLGFCPFFLGGIVSPLVGLGDIFVSTTIVICLCFLGVLISFVMVNKFGYLKAR
- a CDS encoding uroporphyrinogen-III synthase, with the protein product MIYLVGSDLKFEGVKTLVLNEISFLKFDVNLNNYDALIITSKNSINALKFNEILPVENLQIYSIGKATSKAAMEFGFNKIYTAKNAHGNEFAHEILPFLAAKKVVFLRAKTTASNIFEILKNDGVSIDQIIAYENLYKPLKDEQRPPNGSVIIFTAPSAVRNFINNFGFDESYKVVAIGKTTANELKFAKNLKISQLQSVNECINIAKTLV
- the purD gene encoding phosphoribosylamine--glycine ligase, translated to MKILIIGNGGREYAIGLKLQSETNVEKIYFAPGNGATSKIGENVLTSDFEQLAKFAIDNAIDLTIVGPEAPLSAGVVDVFKAHGLAVFGPSKAAARLEGSKAYMKDFLAKNNIKTAQYLNTDNKKEAFKFIDTLGLPVVVKADGLCAGKGVIIAQTHEEAKDAVSDMLSGDSFGDAGKRVVVEEYLDGFELSFFAICDGENFVSLPVAQDHKRLLDNDKGPNTGGMGAYAPSPLAGANLIKRLEDEVVKPTLKGMQNEGAPFCGVLFVGVMVVGDEPYVLEFNVRFGDPECEVLMPLIDGNLSEILLNAANGKLEAVKLKAQCAVGVVISSENYPYKNSPKAKISVKQIPENSHLVYAGVSEKDGEIYASGGRVLVCVGLGDSIKNAQERAYELCKNVEFKGMQYRKDIAWQALR
- a CDS encoding RDD family protein, whose protein sequence is MSADTIIQKLERENISLASFARRIYAFCIDEVLISILFMVIYWDKFAQVTTYEETVLLASALVFQMVVLKIIYQTFFTWYYGASIGKIMMKIICIDVDVLDKPNLAASLSRAAMRVFGEMSFYLGFVWAFGNSARQTWHDKLAKTVVVNVA
- a CDS encoding LPS-assembly protein LptD, whose translation is MLRKVLPLTLACCLNSFADIQNVQLLADNVSQEAGVITAEKNVVVYSQTYLVTADRAIYDQNNSIIELFGNVNMMKGVGEISRSSYAKINLKNNESSFEALFMMDKEMEVWMKSDESSSDDEYYRTKRALVSSCNVQDPDWSISSSSAMLNKESKFLHMFNPVFTVDLPFVGDTPVFYLPYFGFPTDTTRRTGLLPPDMGYSAGEGVYFKQPVYFAPYNEWDLQLDPQIRTKRGAGLYGSFRFVDSPDSRGEFSFGAFRDRESYREREANKNTKELSLKNKTHKGISFEYERDKLVKYLTDAPLQEGLWINATDLNDIDYLNLKGREDDFDSLVTSKFNYFIANEKHFLGAYTKYYIDTEKVGSRYENKTTLQELPSLQYHKFTDTLVLPNLLYSVDVQSHRYDRHIGVTATQYELNVPVSFHLPVFDEAATFSFYENFYASRIDYNRKAISAIDLSEDKSDIYVNNYHRLALHTDLAKPYDDFFHAINFGVEYIKKGYNRGDLSDEYIYSGTVYAGLKNQYENFLAQEKTKDEFLAYATQYFYNSEGRKIIRHTISQGYYTGEDEYGNLKNTIALYPTKNLSFYNKLEYSHVDNEFKKLQSGARYSNDRFGASIMHTMLKKGNSDKDSYLTSYTSINLPRQYKLTGAWQYNLERDYTKTWSVGVLHHRKCWNYGLIYKKDIEPVTTTDGSATRKVNGFLFTVNFYPMGGINYDFSVESDPSTGSS
- a CDS encoding phosphoribosyltransferase family protein, yielding MAENIDKFKDQLDAAAKLLEILPKKELVDRKTIVVCMSLDSVLLTDFICKGLGLSYEMLFSEQIFAPNNPECSIGIVSETEDIVLDDALIRAFNISYDFVYGEAHRKYEEKILKNVYKYRKGNLLGKLKDRNILLIDEGCETGLTASVCIKTLMGLKVKSIAYATPVIATDVAASLNDLVDEIYMINKIADFIDVDSYYTKKIAVTSESIMSILEESPYYLPLQKQQGEKNNAI
- a CDS encoding polyribonucleotide nucleotidyltransferase is translated as MQYSIEVNNQVEIFDLNKVAKQAAGAVLLRVKNTVVLATVAREDTQVSEDFLPLTVQYIEKAYAAGRIPGGYVKRETKPGDFETLTARIIDRSLRPLFPKGYAYPTQIVVMVLSADPEVDLQVVGLNAASVALYLSDIPVNRPVCGVRVGYIDDEFVINPSNSKLKESALDLYVAGTKDELLMIEMRSLPQQSAQIIPIAAIDPIMSPSLEDNIIDKQSMNEFSEDKMVEAIDFAAKAILRASNAYEEAFKEHKKDDAVLELKPEIENENIAVYIDKFYKNDVKNAINQMAKSERASELTKIAKQILSDEIAQQEGWEEGVISNVLGKFKKKIVREQIINEGIRADGRRLDEVRPISIETNVLPNAHGSCLFTRGQTQALVVATLGTDSDAQMYDILTEKTALVEKFMFNYNFPGFSVGEASPLKAPGRRELGHGNLAKRALTPSIDVNSPYTMRVVSEILESNGSSSMASVCGGSLALRAAGVDTQKLVAGVAMGLVFEGDKHAVLTDIMGLEDHDGDMDFKVAGSRDGITALQMDIKLGGISLEVLKEALEQAKRGREHILNLMEEADNAIVVNEEILPKLELFSVDPGKIVDIIGQAGKTIKEIIERFEVSIDLDREKGEVKIAGGAKRNVDAAKDYIIEITSKDNSRGFSKKPHGRDRDKDRAKPTFNIGDKFQGAVKNVVDFGVFVELKDGVDGLLHISKIKTPLKVGDVVEVVVSEQKGNKISLSLAE
- a CDS encoding universal stress protein produces the protein MKYKKILFPIGAGDDIEQRVYGALKVAKWFHSHMEIMACQLDPSIVYNMKMTLRGGVLFEEFLKSAKADMKEEHEQNEAMFKRICKELDIKISDKSIDGMCTANFVTHQGKRSAIVEQESKFCDMVVAAVPLNGKITGTFEAAVIKSGKNVIAIPRNLKEFSANNILVSWTATPQSSRALTSSLDLLKRAQNVHCVTSKASLGENAEINLKKLEEYFGLHGIKATFDVVDTTSIPGEALLKVANEANADLIVAGRHGENGLMEMVLGGTSRFFLEHTNIPVFM